The nucleotide sequence gtttatagggcaggaatggcttagaggatggaaagggaagcatgcaaaagtggaaggaatacaagaaattgaaggaattgctaagttgtcaagcctgacctctccgtactaaatcgatcataatttgagctacagaggtccaaatgaggcggttctagttgcgttggaaagctaacatccggagcttcaaaatgatatgcaatttgccatagtttccatgTAGTtaaatgacacgcacgcgtgcatcacgcgtacgcatgaccttgcAAAAAGttcagcgacacgtacgcgtggacgacgcgtacgcgtgacagagccacgtgctggatgtatcagaaatcgctgggggctatttatgggctgtttttggcttagtttcaagcccgaaaaacacagattagaggctgcagagtgaggGAATCacaatcattcattcacacaacttttattcacataattttaggttttagatgtagttttctagggagagaggctctctcctctctctaggttttaggatccttaggtttagctattttcaatttttgatttctactctatttcaatttagtttctcttctactcttatttgttctagcattctagtttatttattcccCTTGATGATTACTTattttgccaatttagtttatgaactccatgttagattgattttctatttaatgcaatttgaggtattttatatttattgattcttctattatttattagtcattgatgtttgcaattggttgtttggattttattatctcttattgcttttctatgcttttatgttgtgccttccaagtgtttgataaaatgcttgggaggattttaagttagattttcctattcttaacttggattgattaattggagactcttgaattatcaaatgtCTTTTACTGATTGGTatttgagacttgctagttgatttgaattccactaactctagtctttctttgagagttgactaggacttgaggattcaaattgatttactcacttgacttttcttcattgttagaggttaactaagtgaaagcaatagATAATTATCATCACAATTGACTATGATAATgggataggaattctaattatcaatccttgctaagacttttcttaattgttagtttatttccttgtcatttaaattccttgatcaacatttaaaaacccaaaaagatacttttccataaccaataataactacacttccctgcaattccttgagagacgacccgaggtttgaatacttcggttatttatttttattgggtttgctttagtgacaaacaaatttttgtatgaaaggatttttgttagtttagaaattatacttgcaacgagaatttattgtgaattctttactagcaaaaattcgttcatcaacgactaaattttttttaaaaaataaaaagaatttagagaccaaattttgttctaaatatttttatacatcttctaaatatttatttaaacgtTGACAAAACAATTTAAGATTAAACATATATGTCATTGGTTAAATACGAAAATTTTTTTATcacttttaataaatatattattcattagttatttttattgcaattttCAAATCATTTTGGAAATATTTTTGTCTGTGCTTGAATCTTTTGGATATTAAATTAGTAGTTACTTCagttttgaatatatatatatatatacacacacgcacacacacataCGGCACAATAATAATATTCACTAAGTATATAAAcagattttttcaaattttaaatttatttattaattttaattataaaataacaaatttataattatttcactcattcattttttaaagttattttaacaaatttatttaaatattaaattaccATTTGTTTCTACATAATTGAAGTTGAAGAGTGAAGTTCAATTATAGTGGGGTCAAATATAATTATATAGTGgggtaaataaattttattactatgtattagttaaaaaaatttaaattccaCTGGGGACACTTGCCCCACACCCGTGAACTTGAATCCGAAGCATGTttcattctcctcctcttcaaaaGAGATTCGTCCTAGAATCTTGTATATggaaaaatattatatgaaaaaGGACAAATATAAAgaagataatttctttttttgtgtttttttcttttttttgtactgtatgtttttttattttttaaatataaaatcaacaaGAATGataagataataataaaatacaaacaaaaaagACAAGAACATAAAGAAGAACGTGAGAGATACTTGACtcctttttttatgttttttggaTACAAGAAGAACAAACATAAATCAATAAGGATTAATCTAATACCTGAATTCTGATACCAAatgatataaaaaaaaatgataaataaaatgacatgaattgaaattgaataagatacattaaaattgaaatagaaataaaaaagataggtTGAAATTGAGtataaagagaatcactctactttctatcTAATTTCTTAATACAACAAGAAAgcgactcctcaacctaacttgtccacATCATAGTTTGAAAATTGAATCGAATGGACTCCTtaactttctacccaatttctcaTGCAACAAGATATGGACTCACTCAACCTCACTTGTCCACACCATAGTTTCATCATGAAACCAAAAAGTGGTTTAGCACCTCTAATTACTCAATACTACAACTGtaatagctaaggaggtatttataacatcttattaggttaaaacaaagaaaattctAATGTCCACAAATATAAAGcctaatctaataattaaatagacaaaaatcaaaatatatcaaaataaattaataacttttaaataatatttaattttaaggtTATAGATTCCATACTCCCACATTACCGTTAACCtatctaaaaaatatttacaaattgAACTCCGTTTTTTTTAgaaaaactaataattaaaatttttgcctcttcggttttttttttttacactttTTCGCTTTCCTTTTAACCATAGTTTCAGAGATGAGAGATGTCTCTGCTAGGGTTTTTCACTAATGCTTTTGTTCTTCTCTCATCTCTTCAGCTACTAGTTTACCACTGTCGCTATCGCTGTCTGCACTCAGTACCGCCACCGCCATTTCTACTGTCGCCACACCACACTTTTTAGTTCCTCTGCGTTGTTGTGCTTTGTCTCTGCCCCTGCAAATTACTCAGGtttcattttactttattttgttttaatgctTTTTCTATGGCAATTCTTGTGAATTTGGAGATTTTTCTGCTGTCTTCGCACTATAGTTTTTATTCACAAGATTATAACGTCTAAGGCTGAAGCATGGATTCAAAATAATACAATGGCATGGCCATGGAAAGAAAATGATCAAGAAGGATCAGAGGCAAAGGATGTCCGTGTTGTTGTGCCTTTCTTGTTAAATGATCATCAAGAAAATCAGTCAGTTAATCAGAAGCAAGAACGCCAAGGAGGTGAAAGGAATCGCCCTAGTAACAATGAGGCTTCAGGATCCTGGTCCTTGTCCATCAATAT is from Arachis ipaensis cultivar K30076 chromosome B01, Araip1.1, whole genome shotgun sequence and encodes:
- the LOC110266136 gene encoding uncharacterized protein LOC110266136, which gives rise to MAWPWKENDQEGSEAKDVRVVVPFLLNDHQENQSVNQKQERQGGERNRPSNNEASGSWSLSININSTSSSSSCGSAKNCAVNNKVDVDTDCLDYEILWEYLTIGEQIGQGSCGTVYHAL